In Castanea sativa cultivar Marrone di Chiusa Pesio chromosome 6, ASM4071231v1, a single window of DNA contains:
- the LOC142641408 gene encoding uncharacterized protein LOC142641408, with protein MEFGAASSRVLNSNNFMCLIPNPKKFQSQSDLPSSNLRLPSNASFQISSSISRRDCTFKATLKDTNTSTPTVKKMSGNEFELSSLTALSPLDGRYWSKVKDLAPYMSEYGLIYYRVFVEIKWLLKLSQIPQVTEVPSFSEEAQSYLQGVIDDFSMNDALEIKNIERVTNHDVKAVEYFLKQKCQSHPEIAEVLEFFHFACTSEDINNLAHALMLKEAMNTAIFPVMDELIKAICNTAKDHAHIPMLSRTHGQPASPTTLGKEMAVFAVRLSRERRDMSQVELMGKLAGAVGNYNAHLVAYPDVKWPQIAEDFVKSLGLSFNPYVTQIETHDYMAKLFHSIIQFNNILIDFDRDLWGYISLGYFKQTTKAGEIGSSTMPHKVNPIDFENSEGNLGVANGGLSHLSIKLPISRWQRDLTDSTVLRNMGVGLGHSILAYKSTLQGITKLQVNEARLSEDLNQSWEVLAEPIQTVMRRYGVPEPYEKLKELTRGRAVTKESITQFIEGLELPKEAKSNLLKLTPHTYVGAAVELARTVDVAVNLVNGTKVFETQSVKS; from the exons ATGGAATTTGGAGCAGCTTCTTCTAGGGTTCTCAACAGCAATAACTTCATGTGCCTCATTcccaatccaaaaaaatttcaatcgcAGAGTGACCTCCCAAGCTCAAATCTTCGTCTTCCTTCAAATGCTTCGTTTCAAATTTCCTCCTCAATTTCTCGCAGAGATTGCACTTTTAAAGCCACTCTTAAAGACACCAATACCTCCACGCCCACg GTGAAGAAGATGTCTGGGAATGAATTTGAGCTTTCAAGTTTAACAGCTTTGTCACCATTGGATGGTCGTTATTGGAGTAAAGTTAAGGACTTGGCTCCTTATATGAGCGAATACGGCTTAATCTATTACCGGGTTTTTGTCGAG ATTAAATGGTTGCTAAAGCTTTCACAAATTCCTCAAGTCACAGAGGTTCCAAGCTTTAGCGAAGAAGCTCAGTCATATTTGCAAGGAGTAATTGATGACTTTAGCATGAATGATGCTttggaaattaaaaatattgagaGAGTGACAAACCATGATGTAAAGGCAGTGGAATACTTCTTGAAACAGAAATGCCAATCGCATCCAGAGATTGCTGAG GTGCTTGAATTTTTCCATTTTGCTTGCACATCTGAAGACATCAACAATCTTGCCCATGCATTGATGCTGAAAGAAGCAATGAACACTGCCATATTTCCTGTCATGGATGAATTGATTAAGGCAATATGTAACACGGCGAAGGATCATGCTCACATTCCAATGCTTTCTCGCACTCATGGGCAG CCGGCTTCACCTACAACTTTGGGGAAGGAAATGGCAGTTTTTGCTGTCAGGTTAAGCAGAGAAAGGAGAGATATGTCTCAGGTTGAGTTAATGGGCAAGCTTGCTGGTGCAGTTGGAAATTACAATGCACATCTTGTTGCGTATCCTGATGTTAAGTGGCCACAAATTGCTGAAGATTTTGTAAAATCACTTGGATTGAGTTTTAATCCCTATGTCACTCAG ATAGAAACCCATGACTATATGGCAAAACTTTTTCATTCAATTATCCAGTTCAACAATATATTGATCGACTTTGATAGGGATTTATGGGGCTACATATCTTTGGGTTACTTTAAGCAG ACAACTAAGGCTGGTGAGATTGGGTCTTCAACCATGCCTCACAAAGTGAATCCGATTGATTTTGAAAATAGTGAAGGTAATCTTGGTGTGGCTAATGGAGGTCTATCTCATCTAAGCATTAAGTTGCCTATTTCACGTTGGCAG CGTGACTTGACTGATTCAACTGTTCTAAGGAACATGGGTGTAGGATTAGGGCATTCAATTCTTGCTTACAAAAGCACGCTACAGGGGATAACAAAGCTTCAG GTCAATGAAGCTCGCCTGAGTGAAGACTTGAACCAGTCATGGGAGGTGCTTGCTGAACCAATACAGACT GTTATGCGAAGATATGGGGTTCCTGAGCCATATGAGAAGCTTAAGGAGCTAACAAGAGGAAGAGCAGTTACTAAAGAAAGTATTACACAGTTTATTGAAGGGTTAGAATTACCTAAAGAAGCAAAGTCCAATCTGTTGAAGTTGACACCACATACCTACGTGGGAGCGGCAGTTGAATTGGCCAGGACTGTAGATGTAGCCGTCAATTTGGTGAATGGGACGAAGGTCTTTGAAACTCAAAGTGTGAAGAGTTGA
- the LOC142640516 gene encoding uncharacterized protein At2g39920 isoform X1: protein MSAYAHQMEREYSAQNLSSRENTSTEVGSNYESGFYMTSFAATIFIGALVAVGILLITLLIALTVMLQSCQSKSSGVVEVQKTSDDYYDCKAFALYAELNSLQADEFPSFCRIPAIQYIRAGQYARDLNSTMRLVQNYFSSITPQNDGLDVVLIDIDDVLTSNAHHTILIMHRFDQFGCSDCVEEAKHLKHLLILRLYMKLQASGWPLILLTRKSAREQNATVEHLISTGFSGWASLIMRSDDEVHMDSCDYFSRRRAVMQKDGFRITGVISSHFNALTGPYLGKHVFKLPNAIYYDFEHQIESTYRPK, encoded by the exons ATGTCCGCATATGCGCATCAAATGGAGCGGGAGTACTCCGCCCAGAATCTCTCCAGTAGAGAAAATACTA GCACAGAGGTGGGAAGCAATTATGAGTCAGGGTTCTACATGACATCTTTTGCTGCAACAATCTTTATTGGTGCACTTGTAGCTGTTGGGATTTTATTAATTACTCTGCTGATTGCATTAACTGTAATGTTGCAATCTTGTCAAAGTAAGAGTTCAGGAGTTGTTGAAGTTCAGAAAACAAGTGATGATTACTATGATTGCAAGGCTTTTGCTCTGTATGCAGAGCTCAACAGCTTGCAAGCAGATGAATTCCCTTCATTTTGCAGGATTCCTGCTATTCAGTATATTAGAGCAGGTCAATATGCAAGGGATTTAAATTCTACCATGCGGCTGGTTCAGAATTATTTCAGTAGCATTACACCTCAAAATGATGGTCTTGATGTTGTATTGATCGACATAGATGACGTTCTTACCTCAAATGCTCACCATACCATTCTAATAATGCACAG ATTTGATCAGTTTGGTTGTAGTGATTGTGTCGAAGAGGCTAAGCACCTGAAGCACCTACTTATCCTTAGATTATACATGAAACTTCAAGCTAGTGGGTGGCCTTTAATTTTGTTGACAAGAAAGTCTGCAAGAGAACAAAATGCCACTGTAGAGCATCTTATTTCTACAGGATTCAGTGGTTGGGCGTCATTGATAATgag GTCAGACGATGAAGTGCATATGGATAGTTGTGATTACTTTTCAAGACGAAGGGCAGTAATGCAAAAGGATGGCTTCCGTATAACAGGTGTTATAAGCAGCCATTTCAATGCTTTAACAGGCCCATATTTAGGAAAGCATGTTTTTAAGCTTCCAAATGCTATATATTACGACTTTGAGCATCAAATTGAGAGCACATATAGACCAAAATAG
- the LOC142640516 gene encoding uncharacterized protein At2g39920 isoform X2: MSAYAHQMEREYSAQNLSSRENTSTEVGSNYESGFYMTSFAATIFIGALVAVGILLITLLIALTVMLQSCQSKSSGVVEVQKTSDDYYDCKAFALYAELNSLQADEFPSFCRIPAIQYIRAGQYARDLNSTMRLVQNYFSSITPQNDGLDVVLIDIDDVLTSNAHHTILIMHSDCVEEAKHLKHLLILRLYMKLQASGWPLILLTRKSAREQNATVEHLISTGFSGWASLIMRSDDEVHMDSCDYFSRRRAVMQKDGFRITGVISSHFNALTGPYLGKHVFKLPNAIYYDFEHQIESTYRPK, encoded by the exons ATGTCCGCATATGCGCATCAAATGGAGCGGGAGTACTCCGCCCAGAATCTCTCCAGTAGAGAAAATACTA GCACAGAGGTGGGAAGCAATTATGAGTCAGGGTTCTACATGACATCTTTTGCTGCAACAATCTTTATTGGTGCACTTGTAGCTGTTGGGATTTTATTAATTACTCTGCTGATTGCATTAACTGTAATGTTGCAATCTTGTCAAAGTAAGAGTTCAGGAGTTGTTGAAGTTCAGAAAACAAGTGATGATTACTATGATTGCAAGGCTTTTGCTCTGTATGCAGAGCTCAACAGCTTGCAAGCAGATGAATTCCCTTCATTTTGCAGGATTCCTGCTATTCAGTATATTAGAGCAGGTCAATATGCAAGGGATTTAAATTCTACCATGCGGCTGGTTCAGAATTATTTCAGTAGCATTACACCTCAAAATGATGGTCTTGATGTTGTATTGATCGACATAGATGACGTTCTTACCTCAAATGCTCACCATACCATTCTAATAATGCACAG TGATTGTGTCGAAGAGGCTAAGCACCTGAAGCACCTACTTATCCTTAGATTATACATGAAACTTCAAGCTAGTGGGTGGCCTTTAATTTTGTTGACAAGAAAGTCTGCAAGAGAACAAAATGCCACTGTAGAGCATCTTATTTCTACAGGATTCAGTGGTTGGGCGTCATTGATAATgag GTCAGACGATGAAGTGCATATGGATAGTTGTGATTACTTTTCAAGACGAAGGGCAGTAATGCAAAAGGATGGCTTCCGTATAACAGGTGTTATAAGCAGCCATTTCAATGCTTTAACAGGCCCATATTTAGGAAAGCATGTTTTTAAGCTTCCAAATGCTATATATTACGACTTTGAGCATCAAATTGAGAGCACATATAGACCAAAATAG